The following coding sequences are from one Desulfosporosinus orientis DSM 765 window:
- a CDS encoding CoB--CoM heterodisulfide reductase iron-sulfur subunit B family protein, whose amino-acid sequence MGERLGYYPGCSLHTSAREYDLSCRAVLRALGVDYAEIPDWNCCGASSAHGAGHALSRALPLRNLMIAEDVGEDLIVPCAACYSILRSTTGYLQKKSAEARKLQAKVEQVLGKPYREKVRVTHPLDLLTRPEMLNKIKGQLRTSLNGIKLAPYYGCFLVRPEIAAFDNQEQPQKMDILLRELGAEVVRWSYKTECCGGGVGITEGSVASSLVEKLVREARKAGAEAVVTACPLCQANMEGRQTQGLPAFYFTELVGLSLGISASKRWFKSHLVDTTSVLTKVQGGISGGR is encoded by the coding sequence ATGGGTGAGCGACTTGGTTACTATCCCGGATGTTCCCTGCATACCAGCGCCAGGGAATACGACCTTTCCTGTCGTGCAGTGCTTAGGGCCCTTGGCGTGGACTATGCGGAAATTCCGGACTGGAACTGCTGCGGCGCGAGTTCAGCCCACGGCGCCGGGCATGCCCTCAGCCGGGCCCTGCCCCTGCGCAACCTGATGATCGCCGAGGATGTGGGAGAAGACCTGATAGTACCCTGTGCGGCTTGCTACAGCATCTTGCGCTCCACCACCGGCTATCTGCAGAAAAAATCCGCAGAGGCCAGGAAGCTGCAGGCTAAAGTGGAGCAGGTTCTGGGCAAACCCTACCGGGAAAAAGTCCGGGTAACCCATCCTTTAGACTTGCTAACCAGGCCGGAAATGCTCAACAAGATCAAAGGACAGCTGCGGACTTCGCTGAACGGCATTAAACTGGCCCCCTATTATGGCTGTTTCCTGGTCCGGCCGGAAATTGCCGCCTTCGATAACCAGGAACAGCCTCAGAAGATGGATATTCTGCTGCGGGAATTGGGTGCTGAAGTGGTCCGCTGGTCCTATAAAACTGAATGCTGCGGCGGCGGAGTGGGGATTACCGAGGGATCGGTGGCGTCTTCCCTGGTGGAGAAGCTGGTCCGCGAGGCCAGGAAGGCGGGCGCGGAAGCTGTGGTCACGGCCTGTCCCCTGTGCCAGGCTAACATGGAAGGCAGGCAGACCCAGGGTTTACCTGCTTTTTATTTCACAGAACTGGTGGGCCTGTCCCTGGGGATTTCCGCAAGCAAGCGGTGGTTTAAGTCCCATCTGGTAGATACAACCTCGGTGTTAACCAAAGTGCAAGGGGGGATATCCGGTGGCAGATAA
- a CDS encoding 4Fe-4S dicluster domain-containing protein — protein sequence MNDFLELLEAESGQSIRSCYQCKKCSGGCPVSSYTDIRPHQMVRLAQLGKQEELLASPGIWYCTGCMTCQARCPNGINISAILDVIKARALRAGDLTAESLPFFHDCFLASVRHHGRVFELGMVAGYKWRSKRWTDDKGLGARMFLKGKLALLPNRCSNSRQIREIFQIEAALRKQEGGKDNG from the coding sequence ATGAACGATTTCCTTGAGCTGCTGGAAGCGGAGAGCGGTCAGTCCATCAGAAGCTGTTATCAATGCAAGAAGTGCAGCGGCGGCTGTCCGGTAAGCTCCTACACAGACATCAGACCCCACCAGATGGTGAGGCTGGCCCAGCTGGGGAAGCAGGAGGAGCTGCTCGCTTCGCCGGGAATCTGGTACTGTACGGGGTGCATGACTTGCCAGGCACGCTGCCCTAATGGCATCAACATATCGGCAATCCTTGACGTAATCAAGGCCCGGGCCTTAAGGGCCGGGGATTTGACAGCTGAAAGCTTACCCTTTTTCCACGACTGCTTCCTGGCTTCGGTCAGGCACCATGGCAGAGTATTTGAGCTGGGCATGGTGGCCGGTTACAAATGGCGCTCCAAGAGATGGACCGACGATAAAGGATTGGGAGCCAGGATGTTCCTTAAAGGGAAGTTGGCGCTTCTCCCCAACCGCTGCAGCAACAGCCGGCAAATCCGCGAGATTTTCCAGATAGAAGCAGCACTCCGCAAACAGGAAGGGGGTAAGGACAATGGGTGA
- a CDS encoding tetrahydrofolate dehydrogenase/cyclohydrolase catalytic domain-containing protein, with product MDIDMNGLGSRYIERSFESLTDDLEFLFERLNVAVCIAAVLIDGPDTAISRDLLQKTCDSLPIRYSEYLLPQNIGLERVVALIESLNREKDIHGLIIEVPSSLKSKLNLLYDSISPQKNIRLNDEEYHKIEKFSLDPHEKYILSILMMFEKAFDNAVHQA from the coding sequence TTGGATATTGATATGAATGGATTAGGATCTCGGTATATTGAAAGAAGCTTCGAGTCTCTTACTGATGATTTAGAATTTTTATTTGAACGATTAAACGTGGCGGTCTGTATAGCTGCAGTGTTGATTGACGGACCTGATACTGCTATTTCCAGAGATCTCCTGCAGAAAACCTGTGACTCATTGCCCATTCGTTACTCCGAGTATTTGCTTCCTCAAAATATCGGGTTGGAAAGGGTCGTTGCCTTAATTGAGTCGCTAAATCGGGAAAAAGATATTCATGGGCTGATCATCGAGGTGCCATCCTCTCTTAAGTCCAAGTTAAATCTATTGTATGACTCTATAAGTCCACAAAAGAATATTCGATTGAACGATGAAGAGTACCATAAAATAGAAAAGTTTAGCCTTGATCCGCATGAAAAGTATATTTTAAGTATTCTCATGATGTTCGAAAAAGCCTTTGATAATGCTGTCCATCAAGCATAG
- a CDS encoding pentapeptide repeat-containing protein: protein MEDRKSSLEIISPNLPKELDMLSIFDKCILSEDSFTRGIISNGLCKDQNADHVSFNKVLFKNVKFDNVSFKCLDLVDVRFENCDLSNVNFSESVIHKAEMINCKMVGMNMSDSALRNVLFDECDGSYALFRFLDCKQVNFNNCSLCSADFYKAKFSKVAFHNSNLQQTGMSGACLKGIDLSSCKIDGLGVAIDDLDGCIVSPEQVISFSKLLGLIIKS, encoded by the coding sequence ATGGAAGATAGGAAATCAAGCTTGGAAATAATATCCCCTAATCTCCCGAAGGAGTTAGATATGCTTTCAATTTTCGATAAGTGTATTCTATCAGAAGATTCATTTACTAGGGGGATTATTAGCAATGGTCTGTGCAAGGATCAAAATGCTGACCATGTGTCTTTTAATAAAGTACTTTTTAAGAACGTAAAGTTTGACAATGTGTCCTTTAAATGCCTTGATTTAGTCGATGTTAGGTTTGAAAACTGCGATTTATCAAATGTGAATTTTAGCGAATCTGTCATACATAAAGCAGAGATGATCAACTGCAAAATGGTTGGAATGAATATGAGTGATTCTGCACTACGGAATGTACTTTTTGATGAATGTGATGGAAGTTATGCTTTGTTCCGTTTTTTGGATTGCAAACAGGTTAATTTTAATAATTGTTCACTTTGCAGCGCTGACTTCTACAAAGCTAAATTTTCAAAAGTCGCGTTTCACAATTCTAATCTTCAGCAAACTGGAATGTCAGGAGCATGCCTAAAGGGAATTGATTTAAGCAGTTGTAAAATAGATGGCTTAGGGGTTGCTATCGATGACCTGGATGGATGCATTGTTTCCCCTGAACAAGTAATATCATTTTCAAAACTATTAGGACTTATAATTAAGAGCTAA
- a CDS encoding sigma-54-dependent Fis family transcriptional regulator, with protein sequence MTQNNFNLDFESFQLLLLEMAQQRSVDELLQLVTSSLASNCNVALARVWMITPGDICNTCNEYAACQDKSRCLHLMASCGLSIDNITNWNTIEHGAFRRFPMGVRKVGRIASSGQPGNISAISGNSDWIADKAWVKKEHIASFVGQPLIYKGEVLGVLAMFTRIALNQGALGLMRMIADHLAYAVSNARAFAEIKRLKRQIENENAYLREEVNIAQSFNGIIGKSNALHEILRQIVLVAPVDTSVLITGESGTGKELIAREIHSRSKRVGHPMIKINCAAIPKNLFESEFFGHARGAFTGAHKDREGFFQIADRGTLFLDEVSEIPLELQGKLLRVLQEGEYQRVGEEKVRKVDVRIISATNRDLGREVTAGRFREDLYYRVSVFPFLLPPLRDRKDDIPLLVNHFLVLTSRRLNRPKPRLTQSDIELLTKYDWPGNIRELQNVIERAVITSHLGKLDSGISSIAHLGVSATAPSVHTKDHIDKRGILTDAEIRQLERENMIKALRVCNGKIYGPRSASEKLRIKPTTLISRLKKMGITLDDWHGRN encoded by the coding sequence ATGACTCAAAATAACTTCAATTTGGATTTCGAAAGCTTTCAGCTATTGCTTCTAGAGATGGCGCAGCAGCGTTCGGTCGATGAATTGCTACAATTGGTTACATCATCTCTGGCATCGAACTGTAACGTGGCCCTGGCTAGGGTCTGGATGATCACCCCAGGGGATATTTGCAACACCTGCAATGAATACGCGGCCTGCCAGGACAAAAGCCGCTGTCTCCACCTGATGGCTAGCTGCGGGCTCTCCATAGACAACATAACCAACTGGAACACAATCGAACACGGTGCCTTTAGACGCTTCCCTATGGGAGTACGCAAGGTAGGCCGGATTGCATCGTCGGGCCAGCCCGGCAACATCTCAGCCATTAGCGGCAACTCTGACTGGATTGCCGATAAGGCCTGGGTGAAAAAGGAGCATATCGCCAGCTTCGTAGGCCAGCCGTTAATCTATAAAGGTGAAGTCCTTGGTGTTCTGGCAATGTTTACGCGCATCGCTCTAAATCAGGGAGCACTAGGGCTTATGCGTATGATCGCTGATCATTTGGCTTATGCCGTTTCCAATGCGCGAGCCTTTGCCGAGATCAAACGTCTCAAAAGGCAAATCGAGAATGAAAACGCTTATCTGCGCGAAGAAGTCAATATCGCCCAATCCTTCAATGGTATCATTGGTAAAAGCAACGCCCTCCATGAAATTCTACGGCAAATCGTTCTTGTTGCACCCGTCGACACCAGTGTGCTTATCACCGGAGAATCGGGCACGGGCAAGGAGCTCATCGCCAGAGAGATCCACTCTAGAAGCAAGCGGGTCGGGCATCCTATGATCAAAATTAATTGTGCCGCTATCCCCAAAAATCTATTCGAGAGCGAATTCTTCGGGCATGCTCGGGGTGCTTTCACTGGAGCGCACAAGGATCGGGAGGGATTTTTTCAGATCGCCGACCGAGGAACGCTATTCTTAGACGAGGTCAGCGAGATCCCCCTCGAACTGCAGGGTAAGCTTCTGCGCGTCCTGCAAGAAGGTGAATACCAGCGCGTAGGCGAGGAAAAAGTCCGAAAAGTTGACGTACGCATCATTTCCGCAACAAACCGCGATCTCGGGCGAGAGGTCACAGCAGGACGCTTCCGTGAAGATCTTTACTACCGAGTTAGTGTATTCCCCTTTCTTCTGCCTCCACTTCGTGACCGTAAGGACGACATACCGCTTTTGGTCAACCACTTTTTGGTCCTTACCTCTCGAAGACTCAACCGCCCAAAGCCTCGCCTCACCCAATCTGATATTGAGCTCCTGACAAAATACGACTGGCCCGGCAATATCCGTGAACTACAAAATGTCATTGAGCGGGCGGTCATTACTTCTCATTTGGGGAAGCTGGACTCCGGTATTTCCTCCATAGCTCACTTGGGAGTCAGCGCTACTGCCCCCAGTGTCCACACCAAGGATCATATCGACAAGCGCGGCATCCTAACTGACGCCGAAATACGTCAATTGGAGAGAGAAAATATGATCAAGGCGCTCAGGGTCTGTAACGGCAAGATCTACGGACCCAGAAGTGCAAGCGAGAAACTTAGGATAAAGCCGACCACTCTAATTTCGCGCTTGAAAAAGATGGGAATCACTCTTGACGATTGGCACGGCCGCAATTAG
- a CDS encoding carbon monoxide dehydrogenase, which produces MGDKKHSQTHDADHHDHDDHHHHHHDNDFTDYMAAVTEYRRSFASKADVMSQAPDPAVREMVAYMDSMGIENCFDRFDKQKPHCAFGLAGICCKNCSLGPCKITEKSPRGTCGATADLIVARNMARAAAGGVAAHGARAREVMLTLKKAASGEIDLPIVGKNKVLGVANMYGLETEGKTIESLAGEIADILLEDMSRTVPGKHRTLTAVAPPERQQVWNDLGITPISSYHEIFETLHATTVATQGDWRKAMDQFLRLGITFSMNSVVGGSIASDCLFGIPTRSTIKANLGALKKDFVNIAIHGHAPLLATEVIKTARTEKFVTMAKEAGAQGIQFYGICCSGLSTMYRLGGVIPLSNANGAELVVATGALDLWLADIQEVFPGIMDVANCFKTVVVTTNESNRLPGAEHIGYKRDLSDLNRLPELADRIVTRAIESFKNRLDVKRHIPPYEVEAEVGFGLEYLSEYYGGSVKPIADALKEGKILGIINLAGCTNTRIVFEKAIVDVADILLKNNILIFANGCASFPMAKLGYCSVKGQDKCGNSLKEFLGSDMPPVMHFGECIDNAHAVGTFATIAGLLGHPIKDLPFAEVTPEWSNEKGVGAALAFRMLGFDSYHCVHAPVQGSKKVMDFLYGGTRELLGSCMNVDPDPEKLAQMIISDFKTARKKLAWDV; this is translated from the coding sequence ATGGGAGACAAGAAACATTCACAAACGCATGATGCTGACCATCACGATCACGATGACCACCACCATCATCACCACGATAACGATTTCACTGATTACATGGCCGCAGTTACGGAATATCGCAGGTCCTTTGCCAGCAAAGCTGACGTTATGTCCCAGGCTCCTGATCCCGCAGTGAGGGAAATGGTTGCCTATATGGATAGTATGGGCATCGAAAACTGTTTTGACCGTTTCGACAAACAAAAACCTCACTGCGCTTTTGGATTAGCCGGTATCTGTTGCAAAAACTGCTCGCTCGGTCCTTGCAAGATAACTGAGAAGTCTCCACGGGGTACCTGCGGAGCGACTGCAGATCTCATCGTAGCGCGCAACATGGCCCGCGCGGCTGCTGGAGGTGTGGCAGCGCATGGAGCGCGCGCCCGTGAAGTCATGCTAACCCTGAAAAAGGCTGCCTCTGGAGAGATCGATCTCCCCATCGTGGGCAAAAACAAGGTGCTTGGCGTAGCCAACATGTACGGGCTTGAGACCGAAGGCAAAACCATCGAATCTTTGGCTGGTGAAATTGCGGATATTTTACTCGAAGATATGAGCCGTACGGTGCCTGGCAAGCACCGAACTCTTACTGCAGTAGCCCCGCCCGAAAGACAGCAGGTATGGAACGATCTCGGAATAACTCCGATCAGCTCGTATCACGAGATTTTTGAGACCTTGCACGCGACCACAGTCGCAACCCAAGGCGACTGGCGTAAAGCGATGGATCAGTTCCTGCGCTTAGGTATCACATTTTCAATGAACAGCGTGGTGGGCGGCTCCATTGCCAGCGACTGTCTCTTCGGCATTCCCACGCGAAGCACCATCAAGGCGAATCTTGGAGCGCTGAAAAAAGACTTTGTTAATATAGCCATTCACGGTCATGCTCCTTTGCTGGCCACGGAAGTCATCAAAACGGCCCGAACTGAAAAATTCGTCACCATGGCTAAGGAGGCCGGAGCCCAGGGTATCCAATTTTACGGAATCTGTTGTTCCGGTCTGTCAACCATGTACCGCCTTGGCGGAGTCATTCCGCTCTCCAACGCTAACGGCGCTGAGCTGGTAGTGGCCACAGGCGCGCTGGATCTTTGGCTGGCTGACATCCAAGAAGTTTTTCCGGGTATCATGGATGTCGCGAACTGCTTTAAGACTGTGGTTGTCACCACGAACGAATCCAACCGCCTGCCTGGGGCGGAACATATCGGTTACAAGCGAGATCTCTCCGACCTGAATCGACTTCCGGAATTAGCCGACAGAATTGTAACCCGCGCGATCGAAAGCTTCAAAAACCGCCTGGACGTAAAGAGACATATCCCTCCCTACGAAGTGGAAGCGGAAGTGGGATTCGGTCTTGAGTACCTCAGCGAATACTATGGCGGAAGCGTCAAGCCCATTGCCGACGCTCTTAAGGAGGGCAAGATTCTCGGCATCATTAACTTGGCTGGATGCACAAATACCCGCATCGTGTTTGAAAAGGCCATCGTGGATGTAGCAGACATCTTGCTGAAGAATAACATTCTTATCTTTGCCAACGGTTGTGCCTCCTTTCCAATGGCCAAGCTCGGTTACTGCTCGGTCAAGGGACAGGATAAATGCGGAAATAGTTTGAAGGAATTTCTCGGTTCGGATATGCCCCCGGTCATGCATTTTGGCGAATGCATCGATAACGCCCATGCCGTCGGCACCTTCGCTACCATAGCTGGCCTGCTCGGCCATCCGATCAAAGATTTACCCTTTGCTGAAGTGACGCCCGAATGGTCCAACGAGAAGGGCGTAGGCGCGGCCCTTGCTTTCCGTATGCTGGGCTTTGATTCCTACCATTGTGTTCATGCTCCGGTACAAGGTTCTAAAAAGGTGATGGATTTCCTTTACGGAGGCACAAGAGAACTGCTCGGTTCCTGCATGAACGTTGACCCGGACCCAGAAAAACTTGCCCAGATGATCATCTCAGACTTTAAAACTGCAAGAAAGAAGCTTGCATGGGACGTTTAG
- a CDS encoding HPP family protein — protein sequence MSRIVWGSLGGSIALAIIGILSKVVGIAVLFPPLAATCFINSNCVYLRVARPKPVIVGHFVSSIGGLAGVWTGDLLAGGTDFVIPLKLSLALLYAALLMQVFDADHPPAAATAVIPAILPLPMPAQLFPVYMAWGATIAVLFALVWNRVWFEFPAKDDDYCVKYAGLYMEKPQVWGLALCMVSTLLMSCKQVAPTLYSIGLWGMTLGVLLLGMHHFVVALVTPKTEN from the coding sequence TTGTCGCGCATCGTCTGGGGCTCGCTTGGCGGCAGCATAGCGCTTGCCATCATCGGTATTCTGTCCAAAGTCGTGGGGATAGCAGTGCTCTTTCCACCTCTGGCAGCAACCTGTTTTATCAATTCCAATTGCGTGTACTTGCGCGTGGCTCGGCCCAAACCGGTCATTGTCGGACATTTTGTTTCATCGATCGGCGGGCTGGCGGGGGTTTGGACAGGAGACTTGTTGGCAGGGGGAACTGACTTTGTTATTCCGCTTAAACTCAGTCTAGCGCTGCTTTACGCTGCATTGCTGATGCAGGTTTTTGACGCGGATCATCCTCCAGCAGCAGCCACCGCTGTCATTCCAGCTATTTTACCGTTGCCCATGCCCGCGCAGTTGTTTCCCGTATACATGGCTTGGGGAGCAACCATCGCCGTACTTTTCGCCCTCGTCTGGAACCGGGTTTGGTTCGAATTTCCGGCTAAAGATGACGACTATTGCGTTAAATATGCAGGGCTGTACATGGAAAAACCGCAGGTATGGGGCTTGGCTTTATGCATGGTTAGCACGCTCTTGATGAGTTGCAAGCAAGTTGCGCCGACACTCTATTCGATTGGGCTTTGGGGCATGACACTAGGCGTCTTGCTTCTAGGGATGCACCATTTTGTAGTTGCCTTGGTAACTCCGAAAACTGAAAATTGA
- a CDS encoding EscU/YscU/HrcU family type III secretion system export apparatus switch protein, with product MKEKAVALAYDQIGATKIVVSGQGEVARNLIEAAQELGIPIQTDTQLVEALIKIDIGQEIPPELYKAVAEILEFIYRLDSEWSVYYDSTEPLFR from the coding sequence ATGAAAGAAAAAGCAGTTGCATTAGCTTACGATCAGATCGGGGCCACCAAGATAGTAGTCTCTGGGCAAGGGGAAGTTGCACGAAATTTGATCGAAGCTGCTCAGGAACTAGGTATTCCAATACAAACCGATACCCAATTAGTCGAAGCTTTAATTAAAATTGATATTGGTCAAGAGATCCCACCAGAACTCTATAAAGCTGTGGCTGAAATTCTTGAGTTTATTTATAGATTGGATTCTGAATGGAGTGTATATTACGATTCGACAGAGCCACTATTCCGGTAA
- a CDS encoding lysophospholipid acyltransferase family protein, which produces MKKNFFLMDTYHTAENTPRFLLDRLLINTRVFFMLNFFRIVLKSRSAALKGKYDTEAWILSSYDIFKLIEGCGGRFHITGLDNLHKCKGPVVFISNHMSTLETMIFPCLIAPLMDVTFIVKDSLVEHPFFGPIISAQNPIVVSRKDSRADLQIVMKKGQELLANGVSIVVFPQNTRTVEFVPKEFNSLGVKLASKAKVEVVPIAIKTDFWGNGKYLKDLGPINRNQPIHMAFGEPLPINGLGKEENNLIIEFISNHLEEWKK; this is translated from the coding sequence TTGAAAAAGAACTTTTTTTTGATGGATACATATCATACTGCAGAGAATACTCCGCGTTTCCTCTTAGATAGATTACTGATCAATACTCGTGTGTTTTTTATGCTTAACTTTTTTAGGATTGTTCTTAAATCCCGAAGTGCTGCCCTAAAGGGAAAATACGATACAGAGGCGTGGATATTATCTTCTTATGATATTTTTAAGTTAATTGAGGGCTGCGGGGGTAGGTTTCATATCACAGGCCTTGATAATCTGCATAAGTGTAAAGGACCTGTGGTTTTTATAAGTAACCACATGAGCACTCTTGAGACAATGATTTTTCCTTGTCTAATTGCTCCACTTATGGATGTAACATTTATCGTAAAAGATAGCCTTGTTGAGCATCCCTTCTTTGGCCCTATCATAAGTGCGCAAAATCCAATTGTTGTAAGCAGGAAGGATTCCAGAGCGGATCTTCAAATTGTCATGAAAAAGGGACAAGAATTATTAGCTAATGGGGTATCGATTGTGGTATTTCCGCAAAATACGAGGACTGTAGAATTTGTTCCCAAGGAGTTTAATTCACTGGGAGTAAAGCTGGCAAGCAAAGCAAAGGTTGAGGTGGTTCCCATTGCTATAAAAACTGATTTTTGGGGAAACGGAAAATACTTAAAGGATTTAGGGCCAATCAATCGTAATCAACCAATTCATATGGCCTTTGGAGAACCATTGCCCATCAATGGTTTAGGTAAAGAGGAAAATAACCTTATTATTGAATTTATTTCTAATCATTTAGAGGAATGGAAAAAATAA
- the acs gene encoding acetate--CoA ligase: protein MKEKQHDGLIEEKRLFFPPSEFSLKAVIKNHDIHELGQNEIKFWEEQGKRLHWFKPWDKVLEWNHPFAKWYVGGKLNAAYNCLDRHLEGARRNKAAFVFEGELGDRRVLTYQDLHREVSQFANVLKSYGVQKGDRVTIYMPMIPEAVIAMLACARIGAPHCVVFGGFSAEALRDRVQDAQAKVVVTSDGSFRRGKTIPLKDGVDQALQNVTCVKKVIVVQRTGQHVEMQEDRDVWYHEVIKNASIICPAEPMDANDMLFILYTSGTTGKPKGVVHTVGGYMVGVSTTHEWVFDLKEEDVYWCTADIGWITGHSYLVYGPLANGATVFMYEGAPDYPEKDRYWEIIENYRVSILYTAPTAIRTFMKWGESYPSGRDLSSLRLLGSVGEPINPEAWMWYYKYIGGERCPIVDTWWQTETGMIMMAPVPGITPLKPGSCTRPFPGICIDIIDHEGNIVPKGEGGYLVVRKPWPAMLKTVYGDDKRYEDTYWNQFKGVYFTGDEAKWDEDSYFWVIGRVDDVINVSGHRIGTAEVESALVDHSLVAEAACVGRTHEVKGQAVFAFVSLKEGVVIGDKLIDELKAHVVLKIGSIARPDDIFLTAELPKTRSGKIMRRLLKDIAEGRAMGDTSTLSDASVINFLQKNIHTQKIQAAQNASTTLGNRILIPDSAMFNRCKAESYEGYSYTVWFSTPPKDGSRHPVTNFYCFKWIERLNLAAEVALAMSNIIINNSNAVEAIFGNGTPDFRYAVINEGNIKDDLSEEGQICFCGSAG, encoded by the coding sequence ATGAAAGAAAAACAACATGACGGTTTGATAGAGGAAAAACGGTTGTTTTTCCCTCCTTCTGAATTTAGCTTAAAAGCCGTCATAAAAAATCATGATATTCATGAACTAGGGCAAAATGAAATTAAGTTCTGGGAAGAACAGGGGAAACGGTTACATTGGTTTAAACCATGGGACAAAGTTCTGGAATGGAACCATCCATTTGCAAAGTGGTATGTAGGCGGAAAGTTAAATGCAGCGTATAATTGCCTGGACCGACATTTAGAGGGGGCACGTCGGAATAAAGCGGCCTTTGTATTTGAAGGAGAACTAGGAGATCGTAGAGTCTTAACCTATCAGGATCTTCATCGTGAGGTATCTCAGTTTGCAAATGTTCTTAAGTCTTATGGAGTACAAAAAGGAGACCGAGTGACAATCTATATGCCTATGATCCCAGAGGCTGTGATCGCAATGCTTGCTTGCGCTAGGATTGGAGCTCCTCATTGTGTTGTGTTCGGAGGATTTAGTGCAGAAGCTTTAAGGGACAGAGTTCAAGATGCACAGGCAAAAGTAGTTGTCACGTCGGATGGGAGTTTTCGTCGCGGAAAAACCATCCCTTTAAAAGATGGTGTAGACCAAGCACTTCAAAACGTAACTTGTGTTAAAAAAGTGATCGTTGTTCAACGAACAGGTCAGCATGTAGAGATGCAAGAAGATAGGGATGTTTGGTATCACGAGGTCATAAAGAACGCCTCAATCATCTGTCCGGCAGAACCAATGGATGCCAATGATATGCTGTTTATTCTTTATACCAGCGGGACAACCGGAAAACCAAAAGGTGTGGTTCATACTGTTGGCGGTTATATGGTTGGGGTATCAACAACTCATGAATGGGTATTTGACCTTAAAGAAGAAGATGTATATTGGTGCACTGCGGATATTGGATGGATTACAGGACATAGTTATTTGGTCTATGGGCCATTAGCAAATGGTGCAACAGTTTTTATGTATGAAGGAGCTCCGGATTACCCAGAAAAGGATCGGTACTGGGAAATCATTGAGAATTACAGGGTGAGTATTTTATACACTGCACCAACTGCGATTCGGACGTTTATGAAATGGGGGGAGTCCTATCCTTCCGGAAGGGATCTTTCAAGCTTAAGGCTCCTGGGTTCAGTCGGTGAACCAATCAACCCGGAAGCGTGGATGTGGTATTACAAATATATTGGCGGAGAACGTTGTCCAATAGTAGATACTTGGTGGCAAACGGAAACGGGCATGATCATGATGGCACCCGTTCCTGGAATAACACCTCTAAAGCCCGGATCGTGTACCAGACCGTTCCCAGGAATCTGTATCGACATTATTGATCATGAAGGGAATATCGTACCTAAAGGAGAAGGTGGATATTTAGTAGTCCGCAAGCCTTGGCCGGCGATGCTTAAAACCGTGTATGGTGATGATAAACGCTATGAGGATACGTATTGGAACCAGTTTAAAGGTGTGTATTTCACTGGAGACGAAGCAAAATGGGATGAAGATAGTTATTTTTGGGTGATTGGGCGTGTAGATGACGTTATTAATGTCTCTGGACATCGGATTGGAACGGCGGAAGTAGAAAGTGCGTTGGTCGATCATTCATTGGTTGCTGAAGCAGCCTGTGTGGGTAGGACCCATGAAGTAAAGGGTCAAGCGGTATTTGCTTTTGTTAGTTTAAAAGAAGGGGTCGTAATCGGCGATAAGCTAATTGATGAACTGAAAGCCCATGTGGTCTTAAAAATCGGTTCAATAGCACGACCGGATGACATTTTTCTAACGGCTGAATTACCTAAGACACGAAGCGGAAAAATAATGAGACGTCTTCTTAAAGACATAGCAGAGGGCAGGGCAATGGGGGATACGAGCACTCTTTCTGATGCTTCGGTCATAAATTTCTTGCAGAAGAATATTCACACCCAAAAAATTCAAGCTGCGCAAAATGCCTCAACAACATTAGGAAATAGGATTTTAATTCCCGACTCTGCTATGTTTAATCGTTGCAAGGCGGAGTCTTATGAAGGGTATAGTTACACGGTATGGTTTTCAACACCTCCAAAAGATGGATCACGTCATCCGGTAACTAATTTTTATTGCTTTAAGTGGATAGAAAGATTAAACTTGGCGGCCGAAGTTGCCTTAGCTATGTCAAATATCATTATAAACAATAGTAATGCTGTTGAAGCAATATTTGGAAATGGAACACCGGATTTTCGCTATGCGGTAATCAATGAAGGCAATATTAAAGATGACTTATCAGAGGAAGGGCAGATATGTTTTTGTGGTTCGGCGGGCTAG